One genomic window of Ilyobacter polytropus DSM 2926 includes the following:
- a CDS encoding O-antigen ligase family protein, protein MKKKIEIALLTALLTFLPFLVRLKVLPTKPGTLMYLTHPLGEAIGDMFHYEKSRVLIVLGLSMLFVLILKRNLKKTHYYVGLIIYGLGVVLSTFFSPFLPIALSGGGNRYEGVFVLLSYIAVSIFVINFVREKKDVKYFIYILLMGSFFVSLAGITEFMGMSIYKIPFLAKIAIPQEGLLDKVAYPEGYINMAQVIKFSPKFHNVKASLGNSNYSGSYGVMICMFVFPLILKSKDKFTRYIFMFFYAANLALLLAGRSRAGIYATIASFIVFIVLCRKEIWKRKMFLLEIPLITFAVFLALNLLSSGAVGDNIENIEVNKKVNLREVKSIGNTLEVSSYDKKLVLKSGKEELSFYRENGTLIPSNIEKNMISLEDPEFQKYSFENKENGILELQYDGIEFPLVIQNQKFKTIGWSRKPEEIVSPERIENWDRYQRKATSRVYIWSRSLPLLKKSGFLGFGPDTYPIIFPQNDYFGKILSYGNPYMFVSKPHNLYLQIGINTGWISLFGFLLLVICYCLDSLRIYFNSSYEDIYEVVGLGCSLAVIGYLMAGMFNDSAVSVAPTFWAILGLGISMNIKIRKGII, encoded by the coding sequence ATGAAGAAAAAAATAGAGATTGCTCTACTGACCGCACTGCTGACATTTTTACCATTTTTAGTAAGACTCAAGGTTTTGCCCACCAAACCAGGGACTTTGATGTATCTGACACATCCTCTAGGAGAAGCTATAGGGGATATGTTTCACTATGAAAAATCTAGGGTACTAATAGTTCTGGGTCTATCTATGCTTTTTGTTTTGATTTTAAAAAGAAACCTTAAAAAAACTCATTACTATGTGGGACTTATTATTTATGGATTGGGAGTTGTATTATCTACCTTTTTTTCTCCTTTTCTTCCTATCGCCCTTAGTGGAGGAGGGAACAGATATGAAGGGGTATTTGTATTGCTTTCCTATATAGCGGTTTCGATTTTTGTTATAAATTTTGTACGGGAAAAAAAAGATGTGAAGTATTTCATCTATATATTATTGATGGGAAGTTTTTTTGTTTCTCTTGCAGGAATAACGGAATTTATGGGAATGAGTATTTACAAAATCCCTTTTTTAGCAAAAATTGCAATTCCTCAGGAAGGTCTCTTAGACAAGGTGGCATATCCAGAAGGTTATATTAATATGGCTCAGGTGATAAAATTTTCACCGAAATTTCATAATGTGAAGGCTAGTCTTGGAAATTCAAACTACAGTGGATCTTATGGGGTCATGATCTGCATGTTTGTTTTTCCGCTTATATTAAAATCTAAAGACAAGTTTACAAGATATATTTTCATGTTTTTCTATGCTGCTAATCTAGCTCTGCTTCTAGCAGGGAGGTCTAGAGCGGGTATTTATGCAACTATAGCCTCCTTTATAGTATTTATTGTACTTTGTCGGAAAGAGATCTGGAAGCGAAAAATGTTCCTCTTAGAAATTCCTCTTATCACATTTGCTGTGTTTTTGGCTTTGAACCTCTTATCCTCTGGTGCTGTAGGGGACAATATAGAAAACATTGAAGTAAATAAAAAAGTTAATCTGAGAGAGGTTAAGAGTATAGGAAATACCTTAGAGGTGAGCAGCTATGATAAGAAGCTTGTATTAAAATCTGGCAAAGAAGAGCTGTCTTTTTACAGAGAAAACGGAACTCTAATACCTTCAAATATTGAAAAAAATATGATAAGCCTAGAAGATCCTGAATTTCAGAAGTACTCCTTTGAAAATAAGGAAAATGGAATTTTAGAACTTCAGTATGATGGAATTGAATTTCCTTTGGTGATTCAGAACCAGAAATTCAAGACTATAGGTTGGTCTAGAAAGCCCGAAGAGATAGTCTCTCCAGAGAGGATAGAAAACTGGGACAGATACCAGAGAAAGGCTACTTCAAGGGTCTATATTTGGTCTAGAAGCTTGCCACTGTTAAAGAAGTCTGGATTTCTCGGTTTCGGCCCTGACACCTATCCAATAATCTTTCCACAGAATGATTATTTTGGAAAAATATTATCCTATGGAAACCCCTATATGTTTGTATCCAAGCCTCACAACTTGTACCTGCAGATAGGTATAAACACAGGATGGATCTCCCTTTTTGGTTTTCTCCTTCTGGTGATCTGTTATTGCCTAGACTCCCTGAGGATTTACTTTAA
- the ispF gene encoding 2-C-methyl-D-erythritol 2,4-cyclodiphosphate synthase — MLRIGNGYDVHRFKEKRKLILGGIEIPHEKGLDGHSDADVLVHSIMDAMLGALALGDIGQHFPDNDERYRGISSMVLLGHVNKLIKEKGYSIVNLDSIIVAQKPKLKPYIEDMRINIAKELDIDRECVSVKATTEENLGFTGEELGIKSYCVILLEKLG; from the coding sequence ATGTTAAGGATAGGAAATGGTTATGATGTTCATAGATTTAAAGAAAAGAGAAAGTTAATTTTAGGAGGAATAGAAATACCTCATGAAAAAGGACTAGACGGGCACTCAGATGCAGATGTGCTGGTACATTCTATCATGGACGCTATGCTAGGGGCCTTGGCTCTAGGGGATATAGGTCAGCACTTTCCAGATAATGATGAAAGGTATAGGGGTATATCTAGCATGGTTCTTCTTGGACATGTAAATAAGTTGATAAAAGAAAAGGGGTACAGCATAGTAAACTTAGATTCTATTATAGTAGCTCAAAAACCGAAACTTAAACCATATATAGAAGACATGAGGATAAACATTGCAAAAGAACTGGATATAGACAGAGAATGTGTGAGTGTAAAGGCTACTACAGAGGAAAACCTTGGCTTTACTGGAGAAGAACTTGGGATCAAATCTTATTGTGTTATTCTTCTGGAAAAGCTGGGCTAG
- the rfaE1 gene encoding D-glycero-beta-D-manno-heptose-7-phosphate kinase: MVNKLKLTKILDRFKEIKIAVIGDMMLDDYIIGSVDRISPEAPVPVVNVKSEKFVLGGAANVVNNLADLGAKIFSFGIIGDDSNGERLTNEFRRKNINSDGIVKAEDRPTIVKRRIIAHNQQLLRLDWEDRKDLTTAQEDMLIKNVKENIKEIDAIILSDYDKGVLTKRVVKEIIDLAKENNIIVTVDPKPKNAMNYIGATSMTPNMKEARECMGADPIGDVERLGKELKEKLKLDNLLLTRSEEGMSLFQDTVENIPTFAKEVYDVTGAGDTVISVFTLSAAAGASWYEAAKIANTAAGVVVGRMGTSTVTKEEILEFYERIYHEWK, translated from the coding sequence ATGGTAAATAAGTTGAAATTAACTAAAATCCTCGATAGATTTAAAGAGATAAAAATAGCGGTGATCGGTGATATGATGCTAGATGATTATATAATAGGAAGTGTAGACAGAATATCCCCTGAGGCTCCTGTACCTGTTGTCAATGTAAAAAGCGAAAAATTTGTACTTGGTGGGGCAGCAAATGTGGTGAATAACCTGGCTGACTTGGGGGCAAAGATTTTTTCTTTTGGAATTATAGGAGATGACTCTAACGGAGAGAGGCTAACAAACGAGTTTAGAAGAAAAAACATAAACTCTGACGGAATAGTAAAAGCAGAAGACAGACCCACCATTGTAAAAAGAAGGATAATAGCTCATAATCAACAGCTTCTGAGACTGGACTGGGAAGATAGAAAAGATCTCACAACAGCTCAGGAAGATATGCTTATAAAAAATGTAAAAGAGAATATAAAAGAAATTGATGCTATTATACTTTCTGACTATGACAAGGGAGTTCTTACTAAAAGGGTTGTAAAAGAAATAATAGACCTGGCTAAGGAAAATAATATAATAGTTACTGTAGATCCAAAACCGAAGAATGCAATGAACTATATAGGCGCTACCTCGATGACACCAAACATGAAAGAGGCTAGAGAGTGCATGGGAGCTGATCCTATAGGTGATGTAGAAAGACTCGGGAAAGAATTAAAGGAAAAACTTAAGCTTGACAACCTTCTTCTTACAAGAAGTGAAGAAGGTATGAGCCTTTTCCAAGATACAGTGGAAAACATACCGACTTTTGCTAAAGAAGTATATGATGTAACTGGAGCGGGAGATACTGTAATATCTGTATTTACACTTTCTGCAGCAGCAGGTGCCTCTTGGTATGAGGCGGCTAAGATAGCTAACACTGCAGCAGGGGTGGTAGTTGGTAGAATGGGGACATCCACAGTTACAAAAGAAGAAATACTGGAATTTTATGAGAGAATATACCATGAGTGGAAATAA